CTCGTGGAAGCCAAGGAGAAGAAGCTGAAAGAAGAACTGCCTCCGGAGCAAATGCAGGGCCGGCCGTTCAAGGTTACGTCTCCTCTGACCGTATCGCTCAGCCGGATTTATTATGCAAAAGGGCAATACGATCAAATGGCCGCTGCGATCAAGCCTTTCGTTAATCCAGAGCTTCCAACCGCTCAAGACGTCATTGCCGCCCGCTTGTATGTCGTAGCGATGAGCAAGCTAGGGACGCCTGATGAGAAACTGTACAACGCCATCATTCAAAAGGATGAAAAAGAAAAAGACTACATCGCGGCGATGCTTGCGGCGGCCAAGTAATCAAGGAAAGAAGCAGCCATGATTCACTGGATCATGGCTGCTTCTCCATTAGAAATTACTTACTTTATTTTTTTCCATCAAGTTGATCTGCCAACGCCACGAATCCGCACACATTTCCTCGATCCCTCTGGTTGCGTACCAACCTAATACATTTCGCGCCTTCGTTGGGTCGGCGTAACTGATGGCCACATCGCCCGGCCTTCGTTCCACAATTCGATAAGGGACTCGTACCCCGTTCACACGTTCAAAAGTTCGTATTAACTCCAGAACGCTATATCCTCTGCCCGTACCTAGATTAAAAGCCTCAACGCCGGATATATTCATTACACGTTCCAGTGCCTTTAGATGACCAATCGATAAATCAACAACATGAATATAGTCCCGAACACCAGTTCCATCAGGCGTCGGATAGTCCTGACCGAATACCTGAAGCTCTTCGAGTATTCCTGCCGCCACCCGAGTGATATACGGCATCAGATTATTAGGAATACCCACGGGATTTTCTCCGATTCTACCGCTGGGATGACTGCCTACGGGGTTAAAATATCGCAACAAGGCTATGCTCCATTCCGGTTTGGCCGTCCAAAGATCCCTCAATATTTCTTCGATCATCAGCTTTGTCTTGCCGTAAGGATTGATGGCCCTCAGCGGAAAATCTTCGGTTATCGGCGTTTTCTCGGGAACCCCGTAAACAGTCGCTGAGGAACTGAACACCAGTTTGTGAACCCCGAACTTCTCCATGACCTCCAGGAGATTCAAAGTTCCGGTAACGTTGTTGGCATAATATAAGAGGGGGTTGCCCACGGATTCTCCTACCGCTTTAAGACCCGCGAAATGCATGACCGCTTTTATCGGATTTGAGGAAAACAGAGCCTCAAGCGAATCCTTATCCATCAAATCCAGTTCTGCACAACGTACGATTCGGCCTGTAATTTCTTGTACCCGGTCAATTGTCTCTCGCCGGCTATTAACAAAATTATCGAGCACGATCACGTCATATCCGGCTTGTAGCAGCTCCACGCAAGTATGACTGCCAATATAACCCGCACCGCCTGTGACCAAGATCAAGCTGTGTCTCCTCCTAACGGGCCTTTATTTCCCTTCCAACTCTTTCTCCGCCTTCTCCAGATACGGAGTCAGATCCTTGCCGGTGAACAGCGTCACCAGGTTGATGACGCCCTGCTTCTTGTCCTCGAATTGCGCCGCCAACTGATCGACGGCTCCCTCGTAGTAGTTGCCTGCCTTCAGTTTGGCTTTAAGCGTTTCGAGAATTTCCGAACGGAACGTTTCTTGCCCCTCGAGTAGTTTCCGCGCTCCTTGCAGCAGAACCTCTTCGCGGCCGGCATCGTCCGCACCGTCGTATTCACTTTTCAGCACATAAAATTCGGACGTAAAACCGGAGACGAGCTCTTGGAAGGCTTGCTCCGCTTCGAGCACAATCTCGTCGTAAGGCTTGGCGCCTTCGGCGGTCGATACGCCCGTAATCGCGTACGTCTCGCCGTCCCATTCCAGCTTGTTGCCTGCCGATTCGGACACGAACCGCAGCGGGACATAGAGAGAACCGTCAATGATAATTCCGGGGAGTTCGGCCGGCGGTTGCACGGTTCGTTTGCCGAATACGTAGTTGACTTTCTCGAAGTAAGCGTCAATCGTAATCGGCTGAAGGGCGGAGGCGTCCACCGGCAGGATGGGCCGGTCGCCCGCCTTGCGTTCCTCGATATAGGCGTCGATGGAGACTTTCTCCTCGGCCTTCGGTTCTCTGACCGTAACGGTGTACGTGTCCGGGTCCCAATCCACCGCCTTGCCCAGCGCATAACTGGCGAATCGCAGCGGCACATATGTGCTGTCCTTGTACAGAAAAGCGCGCTGGCCTTCGGGCGGGTCGAGTTCCTCGCCTCCGAAGATAAAATGCACGGGCGAAAAGCTCACTTCGATTTGTTTCGATTCGGCATAGGCCTCTCTCGGCGAGCCGGCCGACAATCCGGCTGTTAACAAACCTGCAGCCAGCAAACCCATGGCCCATTTGCGCAATTTCACGGAAATCCCTCCCCATAAGGCATTCGCTATCAGGTGCATTCTACCATACTTGTAGTTCCGATCCAATCGGATACAAGCTTACCTGCCGAGATCTTTTCGCCCGCTCGAGAATTCCAGCGGAATGTCGTCCCAGGCCAAGCACAACCGGTCGATATCCTCCTCCAGTACCTCCTCCCCGCTCTGCACCTCGATCATCTCGAGCTCGACGAGCGCTTTCACACTGTGAAGGCTGCCCGGAGGAATCCGGATCACGTCGCCCGCTTGAATCGGGAATAGCTTTCCGTCCTGCACGACCAGTCCGTTCCCGTTCGTCACGGTCCATGTCTCCGTCCGTTTCCGGTGAACGTGATAGCTCAGATTGCAGCCTGCTTTCAGGCAAACCCGTCGAGTCAAGGATTCCCGCCCTTCGGGGTAACGAACGTAATCGAGCACCCGGTACCAGCCCCACCAGCGCTCCTCATACATCAGACGCCCGTCGAACGGAGTAACCAACTCCTTGACCCGGGGACTGGCGTCTTTGCTCGTGACCAAGATGCCGTCCGGGCTTACGACCACCACGACATCGGGGACGCCCAGCAGCGCGACCGGCAGATCCAATTCGTTAATGAGATGCGCGCCTTCGGAGTCATCGCTGATAATTCCCCGCCCCAGCTGCCGATCGGCCATCTCATCCGTCAGCGTATTCCAAGTGCCGAGATCTTTCCAGTACCCGTCATACGGCAGCACCGCAATATGCTCGGCTTTCTCGACTACGGCATAGTCGAAGCTGATTTTCGGCAAGGCGCTGTAATCCGCTTTCAGAAGGTGATAGTCTGTGGCGATGCCGCGCGCTTCCAACAGATCTATCAAATATCCGAGCCGGAAGGCGAAGACGCCGCAATTCCACAGCGCCTGCCGCTCGATCAGCCGCTGCGCTTCGGCTGCATTCGGCTTTTCCGTGAAGCGCGAGACGGCATAAAAGCCCGGCTCCCGCTCGGGGAATTCGGGGAGGATATATCCGTATTTCTCGGAGGGATAAGTCGGGCGCACCCCGATCAACGCAAGATCCGCCCCGCTCGCGCTCAGAATCTCGTCCAGCCTGGATACGGCTTCGAAAAACCGTTCCTCCACATAGGGATCGACGGGCAGAATCGCGACGATTTCATCTTGGGGGACGTTCAAGACACTATGTAAATAGGTTGCTGCCAGCGCGATGGCCGGGAACGTGTCGCGTCTCGACGGCTCTTCGATGATCGGTACCCCGGCGCCGAGCTGGCTGCGAAGCATTTCGGTCTGCGCTTTGCCTGTGGCGATGTACGCATGCTCGGCTAACCCCAGGGAGCGAAGCTGGCGCCACACCCGCTGCACCATCGACTCCGGGCGGCCTTGGGGGTCTTTCAGCAGCCTCAAAAATTGCTTGGATCGGGAATCGTTCGACAGCGGCCAAAGCCGTTTGCCGGAGCCGCCCGACAACAGGATCAGCTTCATCCGGGTTCCCCCTTTTCTCTTTGGCGATCTCTTCCTAATTCGTAGCTTATCATAGATCGGAGAACATTTCCGCTGTTGCGATGCCATGTCGTGAAGGATGGCTACGGGATTGGGCAGTCCGACTCTGTAAGAGATCCGAAGTTGATTTCAAGTCTTTCAGCGGTCGCTGTTTTAACCCAGAAAAAAAAGAGCCTCCCGAACGGGAGACGTTGATGGTACAATATGGACGTGCAACCGACTTGGGTGGGACAGGACGCCTCCGGGAAAGGAGGTGTTGCCTATGACCTTCTCGTTACAGGAAGTCATCATGCTCGGCATGTTTATGCTGGCGCTGCTGACATACCTCGGTAAACGGAAGTAACCCGCCCAGGTTCGCGCCGCGGTGAGGGTTACTTTCGACCGTTTTGGCGGAGGACTCCCACCCAAATGGTTGCGCAGGGACGGTGTAGGCGCACCGTCCTTTTTTTCAGTTTAAGCATATCACGGGCAGTTTAGACTGACAAGACAATTCGGATGCGTTCCACGCTTGAATTCGTTCCCTGAAGCAAAGAGGCTTCCCAAAAGTTGATATGCTCCCCTTAAGGTAGACAGGTGAAATAATAAAACCTGCTGCTGTAAAGGGAGCTTTTTTCATGCCTAATAAACAATATAGTGCGTCGGAGAAATTCGCCATCCTACAGGAAATCGAAAGTGGCCAGATCGGCGTTAAGGCTGCAGCTAAAAAATACGGTATTCCCAAAACCACCTTGGTGAAATGGCGACGTCGTTATGAGGTGTACGGGTACGAAGGGTTAGAGAGACAAACTCGCAATCGAAGTTATTCAGCCGAGCTTAAGCTGCAAGCGGTGCAGGATTACCTCTATGGGGGATTGTCCCAATATCAGGTCATTGATAAGTACAAGATCGCCAGCCGAACCCAACTCTCCAACTGGGTTAAGAAGTATAATGGTCATAGCAGCTTAAAAACCTATAAAGGGGAAGCGAAAGCTATGACGAAGGGTCGGTCTACCACTTGGCAGGAACGGATTGATATTGTTCTTTATTGTCTTGCTCATCACCATGACTACCAGAAGACGGCGGATCAGTACCAGGTGTCCTACCAACAAGTGTATCAATGGGTAAAAAAGTACGAAGTTGGCGGTCAGGATGCTTTGCA
This genomic window from Paenibacillus thermoaerophilus contains:
- the galE gene encoding UDP-glucose 4-epimerase GalE, whose translation is MILVTGGAGYIGSHTCVELLQAGYDVIVLDNFVNSRRETIDRVQEITGRIVRCAELDLMDKDSLEALFSSNPIKAVMHFAGLKAVGESVGNPLLYYANNVTGTLNLLEVMEKFGVHKLVFSSSATVYGVPEKTPITEDFPLRAINPYGKTKLMIEEILRDLWTAKPEWSIALLRYFNPVGSHPSGRIGENPVGIPNNLMPYITRVAAGILEELQVFGQDYPTPDGTGVRDYIHVVDLSIGHLKALERVMNISGVEAFNLGTGRGYSVLELIRTFERVNGVRVPYRIVERRPGDVAISYADPTKARNVLGWYATRGIEEMCADSWRWQINLMEKNKVSNF
- a CDS encoding copper amine oxidase N-terminal domain-containing protein; its protein translation is MKLRKWAMGLLAAGLLTAGLSAGSPREAYAESKQIEVSFSPVHFIFGGEELDPPEGQRAFLYKDSTYVPLRFASYALGKAVDWDPDTYTVTVREPKAEEKVSIDAYIEERKAGDRPILPVDASALQPITIDAYFEKVNYVFGKRTVQPPAELPGIIIDGSLYVPLRFVSESAGNKLEWDGETYAITGVSTAEGAKPYDEIVLEAEQAFQELVSGFTSEFYVLKSEYDGADDAGREEVLLQGARKLLEGQETFRSEILETLKAKLKAGNYYEGAVDQLAAQFEDKKQGVINLVTLFTGKDLTPYLEKAEKELEGK
- a CDS encoding sugar phosphate nucleotidyltransferase yields the protein MKLILLSGGSGKRLWPLSNDSRSKQFLRLLKDPQGRPESMVQRVWRQLRSLGLAEHAYIATGKAQTEMLRSQLGAGVPIIEEPSRRDTFPAIALAATYLHSVLNVPQDEIVAILPVDPYVEERFFEAVSRLDEILSASGADLALIGVRPTYPSEKYGYILPEFPEREPGFYAVSRFTEKPNAAEAQRLIERQALWNCGVFAFRLGYLIDLLEARGIATDYHLLKADYSALPKISFDYAVVEKAEHIAVLPYDGYWKDLGTWNTLTDEMADRQLGRGIISDDSEGAHLINELDLPVALLGVPDVVVVVSPDGILVTSKDASPRVKELVTPFDGRLMYEERWWGWYRVLDYVRYPEGRESLTRRVCLKAGCNLSYHVHRKRTETWTVTNGNGLVVQDGKLFPIQAGDVIRIPPGSLHSVKALVELEMIEVQSGEEVLEEDIDRLCLAWDDIPLEFSSGRKDLGR
- a CDS encoding helix-turn-helix domain-containing protein, with the translated sequence MPNKQYSASEKFAILQEIESGQIGVKAAAKKYGIPKTTLVKWRRRYEVYGYEGLERQTRNRSYSAELKLQAVQDYLYGGLSQYQVIDKYKIASRTQLSNWVKKYNGHSSLKTYKGEAKAMTKGRSTTWQERIDIVLYCLAHHHDYQKTADQYQVSYQQVYQWVKKYEVGGQDALQDGRGRKKAPEELTEADRQRLAMKKLEYENERLRAENAFLKKLQEFERRRR